One Deltaproteobacteria bacterium genomic window, AAGGCCTCCACGGCAGACCTCCATGAAATTCGCACTGCCATCCGGGTGGAAAGATCCGGGCTCCATTATAGCACATCGAACCGATTTGGCAAAATCGGTCTCAACGAATTACACCGGGATATCGCTTCAGCCGGGTTCTCCGGGAGTTGCGAACTTTGCAGGGGGGGTCTCTCTGCGACCACGGCCCTTTACTCAACACTGGATTGCCGGTCACGTGTTTCAGGGTTAACATGGGTCAAGAGGCGGCAGAAAGCCCAAGGCGGGTTGGCCGGGACATGCTCGGCCCCCAAAAGGGGGCTCCAGGGTGAAGAAGACGATACAGAGAAGGGGGCGGACATGCCGGACACGCAGGAGGTCACTTAGGAGACTGAAGGCTGAGGCCAAGCCCGAAAACGTGGAGGGGATGGCCGGATTCGGGATCACCACCGACAGGAGGCTGGGAGTGTCGGTCCCTGATATGCGCAAATTGGAGGGAGAAATCAGCAGGGATCATGTGCTTGCCTTTGAGCCGTGGAAGACCCGATTCCCGGAAGCGAAGACGGTGGCGGAGGTGATCGGCGACCCGGAAAGGCTTGCCGACCGGCGGATGCAGAACTGGGGAAAGGGGTTTGATTCACGGGACGTGTGCGACCGGGTCTGCACGAACCTCTTTGAGAAATCTCCCCTGGTGATGAACAAAATCCATGACTGGAGCGAGCGGGACGGGGATTTTGTCAAGCGGGCCACCTATGCACTGATCGCCTGCCTCGCCTGGCATGACAAGGAGGCGGGAGACGGGACATTTCGAATAGGTGGCGGCTTATCCGTATATTTCGTCAGACGTGGTCTAGGCAAGCAGCAACACGGCCATGGTGGTCGTGTACGCCCGGAGATAGTCGTCCCCCCTGACCACGACGGTCCTGGCGTCGACTTTCTCCACCGTGGGTATCATCGTTGAAATCGCGGCCGCACTGGTGGAGTGGAAACAGACCTTGAAGGTCACTGGACCTTCGATCCGGTAGGGTTTGAAGTCGGCAAGCCGGCTCAGGGCTCTACCGGCCGCCTCCTTGATCAGTGGGTGCGTCGCGCCTTGAGGGAGGCACCTTGCCGCATACCCGTCGGCGGCATATTTGGTGACAGCCGTCTCGACATCGCCAAGGAGATCTTTTGCCTCCTTGCAGACCCTGTCATCCCCGGAAATCATGGCGACCGGTACGTTGTAGTAACCGGCTAGGGCTGCGTTCAAGCCAGTTCCGCCCATCTCCTGGTCGTTGATCCAAATCCCGTCCACCTCCTTGCCCAAGATAGTATGGTTCAGGACACCACTTTCGGTACCGATCCTTGAGTGGTAGCCGAGAAAGTAGACCGCGTCGAAGCTCCGACTCAGGCCGTGCATCATGAGTCCACGCTTGGTGAAACCGCTGATCAGCTGCGCCCTGGAGTCGAGTTGTTCAATCAACACGTTCCGCATGTGAAAATGGGAGTCATTTACCAGGACCTCCGTAGCTCCACCGGCGAACGCACCTTCTATCGCCGCGTTCAAGTCACACACCATCAAGGTGCGAAACCTCTCGTATCCCTCTTGGCCACCGACAACATCGCCTCGATCCGTGACGCCTGTGATCCCCTCCATGTCAATGGAAACAAATACCTTCATGGTTCCCTCCTCTCTTCACCGTGGTTTGAGTGTTTGTCCGCCGCCGGGTTTTTCCAGGCGGCCGCCTTCGTCTTATCCTCTCTCCCGTCACCCCGGGGCCCCCGGCAGGAACGTATCCCGGGCCTAGACAACCCTGCCGAAAGCTAACCGACCAGGTGACAGCAGGCCGAATGGGTCGGC contains:
- a CDS encoding DNA alkylation repair protein, with protein sequence MKKTIQRRGRTCRTRRRSLRRLKAEAKPENVEGMAGFGITTDRRLGVSVPDMRKLEGEISRDHVLAFEPWKTRFPEAKTVAEVIGDPERLADRRMQNWGKGFDSRDVCDRVCTNLFEKSPLVMNKIHDWSERDGDFVKRATYALIACLAWHDKEAGDGTFRIGGGLSVYFVRRGLGKQQHGHGGRVRPEIVVPPDHDGPGVDFLHRGYHR
- a CDS encoding M55 family metallopeptidase; protein product: MKVFVSIDMEGITGVTDRGDVVGGQEGYERFRTLMVCDLNAAIEGAFAGGATEVLVNDSHFHMRNVLIEQLDSRAQLISGFTKRGLMMHGLSRSFDAVYFLGYHSRIGTESGVLNHTILGKEVDGIWINDQEMGGTGLNAALAGYYNVPVAMISGDDRVCKEAKDLLGDVETAVTKYAADGYAARCLPQGATHPLIKEAAGRALSRLADFKPYRIEGPVTFKVCFHSTSAAAISTMIPTVEKVDARTVVVRGDDYLRAYTTTMAVLLLA